The following are encoded in a window of Manduca sexta isolate Smith_Timp_Sample1 chromosome 16, JHU_Msex_v1.0, whole genome shotgun sequence genomic DNA:
- the LOC115449106 gene encoding toll-like receptor 3 gives MGSYKLLLCFATITLFGTSSAAYCEITDKISNCVFTVICRNKTSAISYPSCSNSNVTFVVTGSNLLNISNTFFGGTNFDSKVRTIVAKNNTWTNLGLKTFAYYKETTSIDISRNNVNRVKSLPFKGLEKLVTLNLSHNIIEYLEPDAFYVTEVRPLNVKLLDLSYNRLTVLSTQLSQLANLTTLYLQENMLHNLESQCFRGLKSLHLLNLDQNSLTSLNTSVANLKTLTEFNVCYNDLTDLFNADTIGLTSLKYFNASHNIIKYMESRIFKNMTNLTVLDFSHNNISVPIKSEMFKSNTKLQHVDFYDNNIQQLDDNAFASNSNVTYVNFENNNIEGALTASTFVGLKNIDKFDLANQSIVSINENAFENMTGLRYLNLTRNKICDIANSSFVDTSITKLDLSYNKLNALNFLKDLTSLVELYLNNNNITVVQRLAFFGQNKLRVLDLSMNMIVTFEELSLPLVELQYLNITGNRLVGSIAKNVFSPAKFLRFLDISNFNITKIESMAFVNLPNLARLNLSHNQIDFIEPDNFIGVNNMYSLDISNNRIKQLALNNGLSNLNAVYLNNNEFTNVSSIFPGPSKLLYVDMSNNKIKSLIGVGAKTFPNITVLRLSNNQIGNFNNPDTNTLTSLVDLKLSSNNLTDITLRYYKELMTLELSDNHLTRIDRNFFENVYYIQALDLSRNNISELPPGTFQNMRNLKLLNLSSNYLTQLRYGSLKGLHKTELLDLSKNKLRFLEIDVLHECVKLNTLILDNNFLTTLDVVSLSSKYLFNLKTLSIGGNPISCREVVINSRYGRGNQLEVTAVDKVYHEDNVHGIKCGTNTSVPEATTEDASLMDNELIIIIFALIFGILILYVMVYIIYCKLFRKRRLVVINQPSVPSSLEMDSTDMSNHLLM, from the coding sequence GTTTCGCAACCATAACATTGTTTGGTACGTCATCCGCGGCCTACTGCGAGATAACAGACAAAATCAGTAACTGTGTGTTCACTGTAATCTGCAGAAACAAAACCTCGGCAATTAGCTATCCGAGCTGCAGCAACAGTAACGTCACGTTTGTCGTCACGGGCAGCAATCTTTTAAACATTAGCAACACATTTTTCGGCGGCACCAACTTTGACTCAAAAGTACGGACAATAGTAGCTAAAAATAACACTTGGACCAATTTAGGGTTAAAAACATTTGCATATTACAAAGAAACTACTTCAATAGATATTTCACGTAACAATGTGAATCGTGTAAAATCCTTGCCGTTCAAGGGTTTGGAGAAACTGGTCACGCTTAATTTGTCTCACAATATTATTGAGTATTTGGAACCAGATGCGTTTTACGTGACTGAAGTGAGGCCACTTAATGTCAAGCTCCTAGATTTATCGTACAATAGATTGACGGTGTTATCCACACAGTTATCCCAGCTAGCAAACCTGACGACGTTGTACCTACAAGAGAATATGTTGCATAATTTGGAAAGTCAATGCTTTCGAGGCCTAAAGTCATTACATCTTCTAAACTTAGATCAAAACTCATTGACTTCGCTCAACACAAGTGtagcaaatttgaaaaccttgACTGAATTTAATGTATGTTACAACGATCTCACAGATTTATTCAACGCCGATACAATTGGTTTGACCAGCTTGAAGTATTTTAATGCATcgcataacattataaaatatatggaatcacgtatttttaaaaatatgactaaTTTAACTGTGCTTGATTTTAGTCATAACAACATCAGTGTGCCAATTAAAAGCGAAATGTTCAAGTCCAACACAAAACTTCAACATGTAGATTTTTATGATAACAATATTCAACAATTAGATGACAATGCATTTGCTAGTAATTCTAATGTGACGTATGTAAATTTTGAGAACAATAACATAGAAGGAGCTCTGACAGCATCCACGTTTGTtggtttgaaaaatattgataaatttgaTTTGGCCAACCAAAGTATTGTTAGCATTAATGAAAACGCATTTGAAAATATGACTGGACTTCGGTATTTGAATTTGactagaaataaaatttgtgataTAGCAAATTCTAGTTTTGTTGACACATCTATTACCAAATTAGATTTatcttacaataaattaaatgcacTTAATTTCTTAAAAGACTTAACTAGTTTAGtagaactttatttaaataacaataacatcacTGTAGTACAAAGACTCGCATTTTTTGGACAGAATAAATTAAGAGTGTTGGACTTGTCGATGAACATGATTGTTACTTTTGAAGAATTATCTCTGCCTTTAGTCGAgttgcaatatttaaatataacaggtAACCGCTTGGTAGGAAGCATTGCGAAAAATGTCTTCAGTCCGGCTAAATTCTTAAGGTTTTTAGATATAAGCAACTTTAATATAACCAAAATCGAATCTATGGCCTTCGTAAACCTACCGAATTTAGCTCGGCTTAATttatctcacaatcaaatcgaTTTCATAGAACCGGATAATTTTATTGGAGTTAACAATATGTACAGTTTGGACATTTCGAACAACCGTATAAAACAATTAGCGTTAAATAATGgtttatcaaatttaaacgctgtttatttgaataacaatgaGTTCACGAACGTATCTAGCATTTTCCCTGGTCCTAGCAAACTGTTGTATGTAGATATGtcaaataataagataaaaagtTTAATCGGTGTTGGAGCAAAAACGTTCCCAAATATAACCGTGTTACGTCTATCTAATAATCAAATTGGAAACTTCAATAATCCTGACACAAATACATTGACGTCCTTGGTTGACCTTAAACTCTCTTCTAACAATCTAACTGACATCACATTAAGATACTACAAAGAGCTCATGACCTTAGAGTTGAGTGACAATCATTTGACGCGTATTGACAGAAATTTCTTTGAGAACGTATACTACATACAAGCACTCGACCTAAGTCGCAACAATATCAGCGAATTACCTCCAGGAACGTTCCAGAACATGAGGAACCTGAAACTGCTTAATTTATCGTCTAATTATCTGACGCAATTACGTTACGGCAGTCTTAAAGGACTCCACAAAACCGAATTGCTtgatttatctaaaaataagttGCGTTTCCTCGAAATTGACGTGTTGCACGAATGTGTGAAGTTAAACACTTTGattcttgataataattttttgaCCACACTTGACGTTGTAAGTTTGAGTAgtaagtatttgtttaatttaaagacATTGAGTATTGGAGGTAACCCTATATCATGTCGCGAAGTAGTAATTAATTCAAGGTATGGTAGAGGCAACCAGCTTGAGGTTACAGCTGTTGACAAAGTGTATCATGAAGATAACGTTCATGGAATAAAATGTGGTACTAATACATCTGTGCCTGAAGCCACTACAGAAGACGCGTCATTAATGGATaacgaattaattattataatatttgctttGATTTTTGGGATATTGATATTGTATGTAatggtatatataatatactgtaaATTGTTTAGAAAAAGAC